From Solanum lycopersicum chromosome 8, SLM_r2.1, the proteins below share one genomic window:
- the LOC101249569 gene encoding B3 domain-containing transcription factor NGA1-like isoform X1, which produces MNFFSDGRGFNDQGPFSHPDFSHQQRSTTNSSDMADEVGESNTIEREHMFDKVVTPSDVGKLNRLVIPKQHAEKYFPLDSSTNEKGLLLNFEDTNGKPWRFRYSYWNSSQSYVMTKGWSRFVKEKKLDAGDIVSFQRGVGELGKDRLFIDWKRRPNAPDHLHFMTNHHLHNNLYRSNIQYPAAAWDRPLFLQPPDQSHLQYSLEPAPGSMSQQQQSHGSSPNYYYDTCNFINSRTTVVNGNPCPSGSVVYLRSGSAQVPQQAGLMQLRGHSNSSTSGRVVEPVVFDSVPVVQGKAAAKRFRLFGVNMDCPISDSCEITSSSSSLPNPAATTTYSHVPQFSSLSFRTFNDYDTNRPAATEEESFDKGSCSCRCFTGHAPQVLRLLQI; this is translated from the exons ATGAATTTCTTCTCAGATGGACGTGGCTTCAACGATCAAGGCCCATTTTCTCATCCTGATTTCTCCCATCAGCAAAGAAGCACCACTAATAGTAGTGATATGGCAGATGAAGTGGGTGAAAGTAACACGATTGAACGAGAACACATGTTCGACAAGGTAGTCACTCCCAGTGACGTCGGCAAGCTCAATCGGTTAGTCATCCCCAAACAGCACGCAGAAAAGTATTTTCCTCTGGATTCCTCTACCAACGAGAAAGGCCTCCTTCTCAATTTCGAAGACACGAACGGAAAGCCTTGGCGCTTCAGGTATTCCTATTGGAATAGCAGTCAAAGCTATGTAATGACCAAAGGTTGGAGCCGCTTCGTCAAGGAGAAGAAGCTCGATGCTGGGGATATTGTCTCATTTCAGCGTGGAGTCGGTGAATTGGGCAAGGATCGTCTCTTCATCGACTGGAAGCGCCGTCCAAACGCCCCCGATCATCTCCACTTCATGACTAATCATCATCTCCATAATAACTTGTACCGCTCTAATATTCAGTACCCAGCTGCTGCTTGGGATCGTCCTCTCTTTTTGCAGCCTCCTGACCAATCACATTTACAATATTCCCTGGAACCTGCACCTGGCAGCATGTCTCAGCAACAACAATCTCACGGATCCAGTCCTAATTATTACTATGACACTTGTAATTTCATCAACAGCCGTACAACCGTGGTAAATGGAAACCCTTGTCCGAGCGGATCAGTAGTTTATCTCAGATCGGGGTCAGCCCAAGTTCCACAGCAGGCTGGGTTAATGCAATTAAGAGGTCACAGTAATAGTAGTACTAGTGGCAGGGTTGTGGAGCCAGTGGTGTTCGACTCCGTACCAGTTGTTCAAGGCAAGGCAGCAGCAAAGCGATTCAGGTTGTTCGGTGTGAATATGGACTGTCCCATCTCAGACTCATGTGAAATCACGTCCTCATCTTCTTCCTTGCCTAATCCCGCAGCTACAACAACTTATTCTCATGTCCcccaattttcatcattatcattCAGGACTTTTAACGACTATGATACCAACCGGCCGGCAGCCACCGAAGAAGAATCATTTGACAAAG GTTCTTGTTCTTGTCGCTGCTTCACTGGGCACGCCCCCCAGGTACTGCGGTTGCTTCAGATCTAG
- the LOC101249569 gene encoding B3 domain-containing transcription factor NGA1-like isoform X2 → MNFFSDGRGFNDQGPFSHPDFSHQQRSTTNSSDMADEVGESNTIEREHMFDKVVTPSDVGKLNRLVIPKQHAEKYFPLDSSTNEKGLLLNFEDTNGKPWRFRYSYWNSSQSYVMTKGWSRFVKEKKLDAGDIVSFQRGVGELGKDRLFIDWKRRPNAPDHLHFMTNHHLHNNLYRSNIQYPAAAWDRPLFLQPPDQSHLQYSLEPAPGSMSQQQQSHGSSPNYYYDTCNFINSRTTVVNGNPCPSGSVVYLRSGSAQVPQQAGLMQLRGHSNSSTSGRVVEPVVFDSVPVVQGKAAAKRFRLFGVNMDCPISDSCEITSSSSSLPNPAATTTYSHVPQFSSLSFRTFNDYDTNRPAATEEESFDKGKASMSLNLDLDI, encoded by the coding sequence ATGAATTTCTTCTCAGATGGACGTGGCTTCAACGATCAAGGCCCATTTTCTCATCCTGATTTCTCCCATCAGCAAAGAAGCACCACTAATAGTAGTGATATGGCAGATGAAGTGGGTGAAAGTAACACGATTGAACGAGAACACATGTTCGACAAGGTAGTCACTCCCAGTGACGTCGGCAAGCTCAATCGGTTAGTCATCCCCAAACAGCACGCAGAAAAGTATTTTCCTCTGGATTCCTCTACCAACGAGAAAGGCCTCCTTCTCAATTTCGAAGACACGAACGGAAAGCCTTGGCGCTTCAGGTATTCCTATTGGAATAGCAGTCAAAGCTATGTAATGACCAAAGGTTGGAGCCGCTTCGTCAAGGAGAAGAAGCTCGATGCTGGGGATATTGTCTCATTTCAGCGTGGAGTCGGTGAATTGGGCAAGGATCGTCTCTTCATCGACTGGAAGCGCCGTCCAAACGCCCCCGATCATCTCCACTTCATGACTAATCATCATCTCCATAATAACTTGTACCGCTCTAATATTCAGTACCCAGCTGCTGCTTGGGATCGTCCTCTCTTTTTGCAGCCTCCTGACCAATCACATTTACAATATTCCCTGGAACCTGCACCTGGCAGCATGTCTCAGCAACAACAATCTCACGGATCCAGTCCTAATTATTACTATGACACTTGTAATTTCATCAACAGCCGTACAACCGTGGTAAATGGAAACCCTTGTCCGAGCGGATCAGTAGTTTATCTCAGATCGGGGTCAGCCCAAGTTCCACAGCAGGCTGGGTTAATGCAATTAAGAGGTCACAGTAATAGTAGTACTAGTGGCAGGGTTGTGGAGCCAGTGGTGTTCGACTCCGTACCAGTTGTTCAAGGCAAGGCAGCAGCAAAGCGATTCAGGTTGTTCGGTGTGAATATGGACTGTCCCATCTCAGACTCATGTGAAATCACGTCCTCATCTTCTTCCTTGCCTAATCCCGCAGCTACAACAACTTATTCTCATGTCCcccaattttcatcattatcattCAGGACTTTTAACGACTATGATACCAACCGGCCGGCAGCCACCGAAGAAGAATCATTTGACAAAGGCAAGGCATCCATGTCCTTGAATTTGGATTTGGACATTTGA